From the genome of Bombus pascuorum chromosome 2, iyBomPasc1.1, whole genome shotgun sequence, one region includes:
- the LOC132916283 gene encoding CCR4-NOT transcription complex subunit 10, translated as MGETSETQNKDIGPGVITEQERELAQNALSEFQKGAYANCLSYLNKLETLRPKDLKVMHNKVVVECYKNDLKKTELLRKSLNAICGQMSTIDSTETIDDIEKCVMRYNQAVLLYHTKQYNAAIQIMNRLFAFIEPMEESLAHKVCLLLIELHIVTEQPDAALSLINYIESQLISTDNSKISSVDKEGIIKSIKEQKEPKREVDIVTDAFKLKLLKCKARIYLMMHQLKLCKREWKTLVSLGTPVNISTVFLKANLEYLRGNYKKAIKLLNSVTSENLDFKTCGESSAVLYYNNMACLHLAMGKPNLASFYLRKALHENKCALESVQVKDSDPLSSRPLCTLGGNKHYELMYSLGVSLLHAGHASLAFDCFMEAAQKLQNNPKLWLRIAECCIYCHKPTNEVDFNIPKRRKDLVQKVVGTGIYRKIILASSLSKDIKYHPEGFPSAIPQLTLEFASLCLKNALFLLPNNNELNVPITPIAAPQTVPLSLTAGHNLGAQHSTLISQTTTVEALNLKISVLAASAYVCLCLGDYVIALEHAKALLNTNKLPGAYRMLGNLYAAESLIFMDKISEAIEYLKPENIQDLSTSVLIPETQDKDKEKSDEVISKPIKMWYPTTVPTGIAVLRYNLAVAYAIRGELDKSGETLKQVWMSKGPDCDVPIHVIMLALYIELQLGHADISRSIIKQHCPQYR; from the exons atgggtGAAACATCTGAAACACAGAATAAAGATATCGGTCCTGGAGTTATAACTGAACAAGAACGTGAACTGGCTCAAAATGCACTATCTGAGTTTCAAAAAGGAGCATATGCTAACTGTCTGtcatatttaaacaaattagaAACCTTAAGACCTAAAGACTTGAAAGTAATGCATAATAAAGTTGTGGtagaatgttataaaaatgatttaaagaaaacagaattattaagaaaaagttTGAATGCAATATGTGGGCAAATGTCTACAATTGATTCCACTGAAACCATAGATGATATTGAGAAATGTGTTATGAGATACAATCAAGCAGTTTTGTTATATCACACAAAACAATATAATGCTGCAATTCAAATTATGAATAGATTATTTGCTTTCATAGAACCTATGG AGGAATCATTGGCACATAAAGTGTGCCTTCTTTTAATAGAATTACATATAGTAACGGAACAACCAGATGCAGCGTTATCTCTAATTAATTACATAGAAAGTCAACTTATATCCACagataattctaaaatttcatcTGTTGACAAAGAAGGTATAATAAAATCCATAAAAGAACAGAAGGAACCAAAAAGAGAAGTCGATATAGTTACAGATgcattcaaattaaaattattaaaatgtaaagcTAGAATATACCTTATGATgcatcaattaaaattatgtaaaaggGAATGGAAGACATTAGTTTCTCTGGGTACACCTGta AATATATCAactgtatttttaaaagctAATCTTGAGTATTTAAGAGGCAATTACAAGAAAGCcattaaattattgaattctGTAACATCAGAGAATTTAGATTTTAA GACTTGTGGAGAATCTTCTGCTGtgttatattacaataatatggCATGTTTACATCTTGCTATGGGTAAACCAAATTTAGCAAGTTTCTACTTACGAAAGGCTttacatgaaaataaatgtGCTCTAGAAAGCGTACAAGTAAAAGATAGtg ATCCTTTATCTTCACGACCACTGTGTACACTTGGTGGAAATAAACATTATGAATTAATGTATAGTCTTGGTGTATCACTTTTACATGCAGGACATGCATCGCTTGCTTTTGATTGTTTCATGGAAGCTGCACAAAAGCTTCAAAATAATCCTAAATTATGGCTGAGAATTGCCGAGTGTTGTATTTATTGTCATAAACcg acAAATGAAgttgattttaatattccaaaacgaagaaaagatcTAGTACAAAAAGTTGTTGGTACTGGAATTTATAGAAAGATTATTTtagcttcttctctttccaaAGATATAAAGTATCATCCTGAAGGTTTTCCTTCCGCTATACCACAATTAACATTAGAATTCGCTTCTCTGTGTTTAAAGAAtgcgttatttttattaccaaaTAACAATGAACTTAATGTACCAATTACACCAATTGCTGCTCCACAAACAGTACCTTTATCATTAACAGCCGGTCATAATTTag gcGCTCAACATTCAACTTTAATATCTCAAACTACTACCGTTGAagctttaaatttaaaaattagcgTTCTGGCTGCAAGTGCTTATGTATGCTTATGCCTTGGTGATTATGTTATTGCACTTGAACATGCTAAAGCATTActaaatactaataaattacctGGTGCATATAGAATGTTAGGAAATCTTTACGCAGCAGAAAGTTTGATATTTATGGACAAAATTAGTGAAGCCATTGAATATCTGAAACCGGAAAATATTCAAGATTTAAGTACTTCTGTACTTATTCCTGAAACTcaagataaagataaagaaaaatcagATGAGGTTATTTCAAAACCAATAAAAA tgtGGTATCCGACGACAGTTCCTACGGGTATTGCTGTACTTCGTTATAACTTAGCCGTAGCTTACGCAATCCGTGGTGAACTCGATAAGTCTGGAGAAACTTTAAAACAG GTTTGGATGTCAAAGGGCCCAGACTGTGATGTTCCTATACATGTAATAATGCTAGctttatatatagaattgcaattag GTCATGCGGATATTTCAAGatcaataataaaacaacatTGTCCACAGTATCGTTGA